Genomic window (Helianthus annuus cultivar XRQ/B chromosome 3, HanXRQr2.0-SUNRISE, whole genome shotgun sequence):
CCAACGAACCATCCTCACGAACACTCGTTCTTGTTCCTAAATCTATTCAGATCATCAGGATCAATCCCGCTTTCATAACCCACAAACCAAACTCAACAAAGTTCAAATCTTTACCATCAAATCCCCAATTAAACCCAAAAAAATTCaatctttttttttcaaaaaaatcatCTTTCTTTAATTTGAGATCATGGGTAAGGTAGCGgtagcggcggcggtggtgggtgCCGCCGCGGTGACTGCGGCGGTGGTTCTGGTGGTGCGTTACCGGATGCAGAACTCCTGCAAGTGGGCTAAAGCAATGGATATTGTTAAAGAGTTTGAAGAGAAGTGTGCAACTCCGGTTTCAAAACTCCGGCAGGTTGCTGACGCCATGACGGTGGAGATGCACGCCGGACTTGCTTTTGATGGCGGTAGCAAACTCAAGATGTTAATCAACTATGTTGACAATCTTCCCACTGGGGATGAAACTGGAATTTTTTACGCTCTTGATCTTGGTGGTACAAATTTCCGTGTTCTTCGTGTGAAATTGGGTGATGTTGATAATGTGAAAAAAGAATTTCAAGAGGTTTCAATTCCACCAAATCTCATGATCGGGATATGTGAAGATTTATTTGATTTTATTGCTAGAGAACTTGCAAAATTTGTGGCTACAGAAGGTGAAGATATGCAAATTCCAGCTGGCACACAACGGGAGCTAGGGTTTACTTTTTTGTTTCCTGTCAAGCAATCATCAATTGCAGGAAGGGCTCCCTTTCtttttaaataaaagaaaatattaaaaaaaacaaaaaaacaagtaTCAACATTTCCGCTCAAAAAAAATCAAAGCTTCAAAGCtcaaaaaaatcaaaaccaaaactaaaaccaaaccaaaacaaaaaaacaaaaacgcAAATCAAAACTAATGCCAAGACCCAAATGGCCAAGTTGAATTTTTTCAACTTGAGGGGAAACCAAAACCCAAAATCGATTGCCATGTCGAAAGACGGTAACTCAATAGATCAAACTACCATGTCAAGGAGACGGTAGCCAAACCAAAAATCAATCAAAACccaaaatcaaaaccaatccAAGTTGAATCATGGATATCCCACaattcaacttgagggggagtgttagaaatagaaaaaaataatttagaaaaataaaagaTCCCTAACATCATCTCCATATTTAAGTATTTCCTTTTATTTGTTCTTGTAAAGCCTATAAATAAAGGCTCGTTTTTCCCTGTTTTGTATGCAAgaatcaaatcaataaaatcagtTCCATTTGATTATCTTTGTCTCTGATTATCATTTACAACAGCATCCCGTGCTTGAAAGATGCATCCTAGATGACAGATGTCGGACGCTTCAGCTCCCAAAAGACCTTCAAAGGCGCATCCCATGCTTGAAAGGTTGCTCCAAAACGCATAAGATGACTAGTTTTGAAAGAAGGTGTGGTCAATAACTAGTTTTGTAATTTTCTCttttttaaaatttgttttaaCTTTGACTATCAGGAGGTGCTGCTGCAAAATTACACCATTTGTATTGAGTTTGTTATGTATATTTATTAGTGTTAATGTTAATAAAACTAGAAATTATAGATATAGTTCAGATTACGTAAGAAATTGTTGATTATTTAAGTTAGATCATTCAAATAATATACTTTTTAGAAAACAAGTATTTATAAATAGTTATTTAATGCTGCTTTTGGAGTTGTTAAGTTTGCTAGAAAtcttatgttttaacttttaaaAAGTATTTGTTTGAAATTTGAGGGATAACATTTTAACCGTTGATTTTTAGCCAAAGTTATTGTTTTATAATGTAAATCATTAATTACACAATggttttaacctaagtttttaATCACACGTTAAAAtaacctttttatttattataataatgccTTAAATCTTAACAAAAGTTCTTCATCTCTTCCTCTTCAAACATCTCACCCTTTATTGTAAGTCACCTCTTGTCCTGAGAAATAGCGTAACTACAACAATTGTTACCGCTCCAACATAACCATGGAGGGATAATAGAATCATTGCCAAACACCCTTATAAATTCTGTATGTGATTAAATTATGTTCTTAAATTTAGGGTCGCATGTGATGTGTGTTTAGGGTGGGGGGTATGATGTGCGGGGAGTTAAGCGGGGAGGAGGAGTCACCGCGCGGTGACCATACCCTAGTGTTGATGTTTTTCGGTGAGTAGGAGAGAGGTTACCAAAAACGGTGATCAATCACCGAATGTGATTGAAGAGTGATGGAGGAGAAAGAGAAAGGAGAGAACAACCAATCAAAAGTGAGAAtcactcaaacaccctagagtgattaatcatacctagtgattgagtgcaaaatgggaagtggaatggggagttgacatgacataatattattgggtaggatttcactcaatcatcctagagtgattaaccatacccTCCACTCTTATGTTTAAGCTTTTTGCAAAGTTGTGTGTGTGCGCATTTAATTCAGCATTGGAACTCAATTTTGGAGTTGATTGTGTATGAAACCCATATTTATACAGGTGTATTTGATTTACGGTTGAAACCTAATTCTCTATGTATGTGTGCACCAATTGACAATGTGTATGTGCATTTTACGTATTCATGTTAAACCTCATATTTGTAGCTTGTGGGGGTGTTTGTTATACTAATTTATCTATTTATTGATTCAAGAAAGATAGCTTTTTGATGAGCTTAGGTTATGGCTTGAAGCTTGAAATCTTGATTGAAATAAAGGATTTTGATTAAAGAGATAGGTGTTCGGATTTTGTTGGATATTTGATTGGTTGAAGTTGCAAGTGATAATGATGTTGGCGTTTTACTAGGCAAATAAGTTTGGGTGAGTACGAGTCGCTTTGTTTATTGCCTTAAATCAAACAATAATCAAACACTTCGGTTATAAAAACAATAGCTGATTGATCTTAGAAAAATTGATTGCCACTCTTCAAATGGTGGTTCAATATTCTTTAGTCAACATTCGATTGTAGGTTTTACCTTGTTGAGAAACTTTGTTGTTTTTCTCTTGAGCGGTGATTCTAATTCTCGGTATATATTTAGATTCTTTTAACATAAcataacttattaaattatatGTTAGTAGTATTTGAATCATCTTGTGTGTGATATATTCTCCGTGTGTGTAGTTAAATGTACttaaaaggtaaaaacaagattTTGTTAATACAAGATCAAGTGTGATATGAAGCAAGActagaattattatttaaaacttTAAAGCAATAGAAAAACATGGTGAACTCGTATGGGACACATATTCAACTATGAATATTACCTTAAACAcctttactccacttcaaattttAGATCGATTCAGCTAACAAAATAAATTAACCACACCATGGTTATAACCATTTTCCTCATGTCGGTTTAATCAATTTTTTCTACTATAAGCTACAATGATACTACTATCTACAAAACCAACTGGgatagcccagttggccaccgacacccacctctttccaaaggtaccgggttcgagtcttgggagtggcatatgtcgcccagggtaagaactcggcaaggggaattcaccgcggagctagcttggtcgggtagcggctcccggagtgggatcactccgaggttgggaggaccgtgcactatcccccaTACTACTATCTACAAAATAAAAAGAAGCATAAAGTGGTAGTTGGTAAAACCATTTAAGAAAATAGCTTGCGGGTTAAATACTTGAATCAATGAGGAAGTCACCATGCCCAAGTGATATCTTGAATATTGTTAGTGACATCTTCGTTAGTATGGATTAAAGGTGGTAAAATAGGTGGATACCAACACATATATTAACAACTAATAGATCCGTAAATGAATTAGATCATGTATATGAACGAGGACTTGCTATATTTATTTGTTTAGCTATAAGTCTATAACTAAACAAAATAACAATTGTTTTAGCTATAAGTTTTAACCAAACAAACAAGGTGTTGAACCTAcaaaaagaacagatgatatTTAAAGCCAAAACATTTCAAGAAATAAACAGAAGCTTGAACTAGATTATCGCCAAAtatagtgaatcttgaacacctaAATCAGAACATTTGTTGAAGACATGCAAACATCTTCTCAAAACCTTGGAACCGCTGTCCAAGAAGAAACAAGATCTGTTGAAGAGCAAACGTCTGTTGAAGCACATGTCTGATGAAGAAGACCAAACATATGTCCGGCCAAACAGATGCTTGGAATCAAAACAACAGGGGATAGCTCAAACAGAGGTTTCCCAATGTGACAATACTTGTTCTGTATCAGTGTTTAGCATAGTTAGACCAATGTTAGATTTGCACAGATGTTTGCAATATatgtgaaatcttttctgttagaaatgttagatgtcactttcaggGTGATGTCAGCCAATCACCAACAAAACTTTCGTACATTATAAATAGATCTCACTACAcatcatattttattttatacGAACAACCTCTATTATAGTGATCAGTCTAAGGAAGAGTATGTAGAATCAATCTTTTGTAAGATATTTGAATCAATAACAAACAATTGTTGATGATGACTATTCGTTTGTGATTACATATCTTTATAACAATATAAAATTGTTTTGAGTTTAATTATTAGTTTTTCACAAATCTTGTAAACTCAGACTTAATACAAGGTAACATTATCAAACTTAAACTAATAGATTTCGGCAATaggttttttaatttattatttttcataacttcaaaacaaaaacaaacatgtAATAGTTCACTCCTTTTCTTATTTCAAAACAAATATATAATAAATCGAGATAAATACAAAAGTAGATATAGTTGACTTTCTTCTTCGAGTAAACtctcattttggtccctgaggtttgggcatttttgccattttagtccaaaatttaaAAACCCTCTTTTCTGACTGTTACAACctgcctattttgtctttttgttcacgggcattttggtcattttaattttatttataacATCTGGTCATTTTAATCTTGATTTTAAAATAAATAGTCCAAAAGTTCAGAAATTTGTTGGAAGCTCTGcacctcctctctctctctctctaaacacacctgactctctctcttctctctctttaTACCACCGCATCCCCCTTCTCACCGCCGCCACCATCAACACCCACCCCACAAGCACCACATCTTCAGAGCACAACCACCCCCGTTCTCCCCCTCCCCCCTCTAAAACCCTAGCTTTtaccctctctttctctctttaaCCACCGAACACCATCGCATTTCCATAACCACCGGCTCAGCCCAAGGAGATGGGGTTTTGGAGAAGATGATGTTACAGTTCCGTGtctcatcaccaccaccactgcccCAACCACCTCCTCCGCTGCCGCTGCTGCTGCcccaaccacctcctcctccgccGCCGTTGCTGCTGCCCCAACCACCTCATCCGCCGATGCACAGTGGTTTATCAGATGGGTTAAATCTTGATTTAGATTGGGGTTTTTTGTGGGTGATTTGTTAATTTAATGTGAGTGAAAATGAGATGTGGGAAAGATTGGATTGAAGATCAAGAATCAAGATTTTGGAGAGAAAAGCATGATGGCGAAAACGGTGGTAGATGTGTTTGGGGTGATTGGGTTTGTGGTTTTGATATGGATGAATGTTTGCTCTGCAACTCTTTCTCCTTCTGGTGTTAATTATGAAGAGAGAGACAGAGgggtttaaataaaataaaaaaaataaaaaaatgaccaatttacccctAAAGATAAGGACAAAAAACAAGGATTTAATTTGAAGAATCTGATCTGATTTTagttttgaactaaaatggcaataaaagtgaaaccacaaggacccagatttaaaaagtttgagatttggactaaaatggcaaaagtgtccaaaccacagggacgaaaatggcagtttactcttcttCTTCTTTCAAATTAGACATTGTTTTTCAACTTTTAAAAGTTTAAAATCCGACACATCACCTCTACAAGCTTAGATGATCAGGATTTAGTCTACACTTTTTAATAAAAGGCGTCGGCTAAGACGACAATTCTAATGAAAAGCACCGGCTAACCCAAACCGCACCTTTTGAAGTCAATGTTTAGAGTTAACTTCGTttttgctccctatggtttaACCATTTTAACGCTTTTGCCCGaatagtttaaaatatttttactCCTTGTTGTTTGTACTTTTACTCTAATCTACTCCACGTCCTTAACTCCATCCAATATGTTCGTTAactagaagggtattttggttaatttatatataagaagttaattattttttattaattctTTTTATTAAATGAATATATAAAGTATTTCTTAAatccattttttttcttttttttattattaatatatattaattttttcaTAGTTATTCGATAAGGGGAGGTTCATTTTAGAAGAAGcttcttaaaagaagaaaaaatgaaTTAATCTAGGCCCatatttttttgatcaatggttgtgaatcaaTATATCATTTCTGTCCACTTttaattaatgttttaattactaagggtagtatagacattttgatgtagaatattaataaatattttaaagagtTACACAAATCTTATTAATGAAACCATGATTCCCCCATTCACCGTCATTAATGTATTGGCTCCTACACAAATTTTATTAGAAGTGacaaattatttaaaaattttgtgatctacacatattttattatgagtcgcaaaattatttaaaagtgtttgaGTCCTACACATTCTGTATCCtacaccaaaatattgttttaatggtGTAGGAAACGTTGAAAATGTAAGATCATGTGAATCATTGTTCTTATTGTATGCacaactattttataagataggctcattaaatgattagagttcattaatttgaa
Coding sequences:
- the LOC110932197 gene encoding hexokinase-1-like; the protein is MGKVAVAAAVVGAAAVTAAVVLVVRYRMQNSCKWAKAMDIVKEFEEKCATPVSKLRQVADAMTVEMHAGLAFDGGSKLKMLINYVDNLPTGDETGIFYALDLGGTNFRVLRVKLGDVDNVKKEFQEVSIPPNLMIGICEDLFDFIARELAKFVATEGEDMQIPAGTQRELGFTFLFPVKQSSIAGRAPFLFK